A segment of the Aureliella helgolandensis genome:
TTTCCTGCGGAACGGTATTTTTGACATCGCACGGAAGGCCCGCAAGGGCACCCGGATATGCGGGCTGGTCTTCCTCGTGTTTCGCTTGGCCTCCTCTGCGTTATTGCGAGGAATGTTCCTGAGAGGGGCCTCGATTGAGTCCACGACTTCATTTTGCAGTATTCTTCGCTCTGTGAGAGAGGGCTGAGGCGTGGTGCAGTGCCGCAGCTGAAAGCGCGGGAAGCTGGCGCCGTGCATTGCGAATGTAGGAGGAGTTTGGTATCAACCGTAGGCAGCCGTCGGGGGGAAGTGCATTGGAGAATTTTGGCAACACACGCTGCCTCTACTGGACGGCGTGGATGCGATGGGGTGCCACTTTGCTAGCCAACATTCATTCCATGCACTGGCCTGCCGTTGTTGGGGACGTGGAACCAAGCCGGACTATTCGAACTCAGGAAACCTACGACGATGACGACAATTCGAGCGTACGCAGCGAAAAAGCCCAAGGGGGAATGGGAGCAATACGAATTCGAGGCAGGGGAGCTTGGCCCGGAGGACGTGGAGATCGAAGTTGAGTCGTGTGGAATTTGCCACAGCGATCTTTCAATGTTGGACAACGAGTGGCAGATCACTCAGTATCCATTTGTTGGAGGGCATGAGGTCATTGGCCGCGTCGGTGCGCTGGGGGAGCGGGTCCAGCATCTGAGCCAGGGAGATCGCGTTGGACTAGGGTGGACCAGTCGCAGTTGCATGCACTGCAATCGTTGCATGGCGGGAGACCACAACCTCTGCCTGGAGGCTCAGGGAACGATTACTCACCAGCAGGGTGGATTCGCGGATCGCGTTCGATGTCACTGGGGATGGGCGAACAAAATCCCTTCCGGAGTCGAACTCGCTTCCGCCGGGCCACTGCTATGCGGTGGATTGACCGTGTTCAATCCGCTGATTCAATACGACTTGTCCCCCACTTCACGCGTGGCAGTGGTGGGCATCGGAGGACTGGGGCACTTGGCGTTGCAATTCCTCAAGGGGTGGGGATGTGAGGTCACGGCCATCTCCCGCAGTCGATCCAAGGAGGACGAAGCGCGGCAATTGGGAGCGCATGACTACATTGCTACTGGTGAAGCGGGAGCGCTGGAGCAGGCGGTGGGGCGGTTTGATCTGGTCCTGAACACCACCGATGCGGAGCTGCCTTGGGACCAATACATCGCCACCTTGGGCCCGCGAGGCAAGCTGCACACGGTGGGAGCAGCACCCCGTATTGAAGCAACGGTTTTTCCAATGATCATGGGGCAGAAATCGCTCTCGTCGTCGCCGACCGGCAGCATTGCGACCACGCGTACCATGCTTGATTTTGTGGCCCGCCACGACATCAAACCGATGATCGAGGTTTTTCCCATGTCACAGATCAACGAAGCCTTCGAACTGCTACGAAACGGCTCGCCCCGCTATCGTATCGTGCTGACGCAGTAGAAAACTCAACCAGCTCCCTCGCTTCCCACACCTTAGAGACGGCCCAACAACGTGACGCGTGCGACTGCCAATTTTCTCCTACTGCTGGCCGGGGCAATTTGGGGGTTAGGATTTATCGCCCAGCGGACGGTGATGAGCGATATGGGGCCGCTGCTCTTCATTGCGCTTCGCTTTCTGCTGGCGGGTTGCGTCCTATTGCCTTGGGCGCGACGCGAGCTTAAGGAAGCGGGCGGGAGGCGAGCCAAGGAGGTTGTGCTGCAGGACGGAGAGCAGGGGGCTAGTTCTGCGTTAGGTGGCGCCATTACCGGCGCGGCCTGGCGTCAGTTCGTAGTGCTCGGATTCGTTTTCTTTCTAGGGCTCAGTTTTCAGCAGATTGGCCTGCAGTGGACGACGGTCACCAATGCCGGTTTCTTAACAGCCCTGTATGTCGTGCTGGTGCCACTAATCCTATTAGTGTTGTTGAGGCAACCTCAGCCGTGGCGAATTTGGCCCGCGGCAGGGCTGTGCACGCTGGGCGTTTACTGCCTGAGTTTTGGAGCGTTCAGCGCGTGGACGCTAGGAGATTATTTGATCCTGGTGGGGGCGGTCGCATGGGCCGTGCATGTCATCTTGGTGGGCCGGTTCGGGCAGCAATCGACCCTGCCCGTAGCGATGACCTGCGTGCAATTTTTTGTCTGTAGTCTGCTGGGGTTCCTCGGCCATGCTGTGGCTGCCGGGATGGGCTATGAAGAATGGTTTATTTCGTCCGCAGGATTGCTTCGCGGCTTGCCAGAGATCGTCTACACGGGAGTCTTTTCGGGAGCGCTGGCGTTCACGTTGCAGTCGATTGGGTTGCGCTATACGAGCGCCAGTGTAGGAGCAATCCTAATGGCCTCGGAAAGTCTCTTCGCGGCATTGCTGGGAGCACTCCTGTTGGGCGAACGCCTGCAGCCGGTTGGCTATCTTGGCTGTGGGATGATCATGGCAGCCATCGTGTTGGTCGAATTGCGAACTAAAGAATCGAAGCTTCGACAATGCTCGAGTCTGAGGGAGGGATAGGCGTGCCTCCGCGAGAAAGGAAGATCTCATACCACTGGGCAAGCATGTGCATGGCACCGGCGAGCACAATGCCGCAAGCGGGGAAGTAGCCCACGCCGCAGAGGAGCAGCCCTGCGAAGAGAATCGCCATCGAGAGGATACCGAAGATAATGCCGGAGACTAGGATCTCCCAGAACATCTTGCTGACAAACTCCAACGCCCAGCCGACGTCAAAAGCGGGAAGAAAGTCCTGACAGACCATACTGCGCAGGATGAACGGAATGGACGCGATACTCAGCACGGTAGAGATGGCCAAAGCGATGGGGATAAAGAATAGTGGGGCAAAAGCAATTCCTGCTTCACCCGCGGCGGCCCCTAGGCCCAATGCGCCAAACACGAAAATTCCTGCAAGCGGTAAAGCGAGCAGGATGCTGAACAGGAAGCCTATGGCGAGATGCACTAGATAGGGCCAAATTCCCTTGGAGATGTAGTCGCCGAGTCGATCGATATCGACGTCCATCGATTCGGATCGTCGGAAGGCTGCATTGCGCTGAATGAGTTCTGTGCCGTATCCGAGAGCTGCGATTTGACCAACGAAGATACCGCTAGACAGTGCTGCTAGCGACATCCACACGACATTCATGATCCAGTTCGGAGAGTTAAAAATATAGCGCAGGGCTGCGACGGGAGAACTGCTGGTAGGAACACTGGAATTATCCGCGTTGATCATAGCGACCGGCTGCCTTGCATGGGGTGGACTGAATTCTCAATCGGGCGTTGTCAGGGCTATTCGGCGGGGAAGTCGTCTTCTTGCCATTTCGGTGGGCTTCAACGCACCAATATTGGCTTAAAACAGTGCTTGGATCTTTCCAAATCCGCCACCTTGCATGATGAGAAAGGCTCCAAAGCTGATGATGGCTACCGCCATCATCATGGCTTTGACTGGCGCCTTGTTGTCGGTCCAGTTCATAATCCCGTAAATGGTGGAATAGAGAAATGGGAGGAAGAAGCAGGCGAGCGCTTGCACGACACTCCTTCCAAACGCAAATGCGCAGATGCTCAAGTGCGCGAACAAGAGGATGGAGGCTCCCGTTATACCCGCGGTAATTCCCAGAGTTGCAAAGACTGGCAATCGTTGGATTTTGCCGATGAAGGTTGTATCCGAAGCCGGTTCGCCAAAAACTCCATCGACGATAATCACGCCAGCGGCGCACAGGGTGATCGCTCCGATCAAGAAGGACATCAATACCCACCACGGCATTTGCGCTTTGTCGCGCCGACTATCCATGGCGGAGTTGCGAATCATGTTGTCCGAGGCGAGTTGCAAATGCTCATTGGTGAACTCGGGGCCTTTCACTTCGGCCAAGTCGTAGCCAGAGACTTTTTCACCCGTTTCGAGATTTGTGCCACAGGCCGTGCAGACCACGGTGCCAGGTTTTATTTCAGCCGAGCAGTTGCTGCAGCGAGGTCCTCGTTTTTCCACAAGTCCCGCGTCATCGAACAGTGAATCGAGCAATCCGGCCGGGGCGGCAATGGGCTTGGAGCTGGCCGCGGGACGGCTGGCTGGTTTGCCTGCGGGCGGTTTACTTGCAGGGCGAGCAGCCGGCGAGCCCGACGCCGTCTTGGCGGCACCGGCTGTCTGCGATTTAGGTACGGGGACCTTCAGCGAGGTCTTGCATTTAGGGCATTTACCCTGTTTCCCGGCCATTGCGTCCGGAACACTGAGGATTTGACCACAATTGCATTTGAATTTGATCGGCATCTTGAGGTTGTCCCAAAGCTGGCAGCGGGTCGGCAGGTAACGTCCCTATTTTGCTTTCCCAGGTAACTTTTCACAACATCCGTCTGGAGTGGAGCTGTTTCTTTCCCTTCGAAAAGCCATTCGGATTATGTGGATTGTTGGGAAGCACACGAGAGTTGGTGCCATTCGCTCGAATTACGGGGGTGGTTTAGCGCAACCGATTAGGGGCGGGGCAGGAGATCCATTGTAGCAGTCGCCATGGTCAGGATTCCAACTTTCAACGCCTCCTGCGGGTCTGGAAAGAAGTTGGGAGAGTGCAATGAAGGGGGATTTACCCCGAGTGATTCGTATCTCGACAAGCGTTCCGGCGAGATGACCCCTAAGCGATACATGACGATGGGGACCCCTGCCAAACCATACTGGCTAAAATCCTCTCCCCCCATTACTGGAGGCATGGGAAGGACGTTTGAGGAGCCGAGTACCTTTCGAAAACTCTCCGAGACGAGGCTAGTCAACGCGGCATCGTTTTCTAGGGCTGGTGTGCCTTCGGATTGAGTGATCTCCGGCGGTGGAGCGGCGAAGCTCTCCGCAACCGCCAACGCCTTGCGTTTGATGGCAGACAGGAGTTGTTGGCGAACTTCGGCAGAGTAGCTGCGTACGGTGAGTTGAAGGTGGCAGCGGTCGCCGATGATATTGTGTTTCGTGCCACCATGGATGGAGCCGACGGTTACGACCGCTGGTTCGCTGGGCTTGATTTCGCGGGAGACGATAGTTTGCAAGTCCATGACCAGCTGGGCTGCTTGGACAATGGGGTCAATCGTGGACTCGGGGGCCGAGCCATGCCCACCGCGGCCGTGCACCACGATATCGACGGAGTCGACGTTGGCGAGTGAAAAACCAGGGCTAAGGGCGACCGTTCCGGCGGCGCCCGCTGCATCGCAATGGAGGGCGAGGGCGAAATCTGGTTTGGGGAAGTGTTCGAACAAACCCGCTTCGAGCATCGCTCGCGCTCCGGCGCCACGCTCCTCTGCGGGCTGCCCCACCAACATGAGAGTGCCCGACCACGCTTGGCGGTGCGACCCCAGGAATCTGGCGACGCCGATGAGGTTCGTCATGTGGATATCATGCCCGCAGGCATGCATCACGCCAGTGGTGGCTCCACTCTCGGTCGTGACGGTGGCCTGGGATGCATAGGCTAGACCAGTCACTTCGGTGACGGGCAGGGCGTCCAAATCGGTTCGCAGCATGACCGTGGAACCAGGGCCGTTTCGCAGAATGGCCACGACACCTGTGCCTCCGAATTGCTCGGTTACTTCAAAACCGGCTTCCCGCCACGCTTGGGCAACGTACTTGGCGGTGGCGATCTCTTGGAATGAGACTTCGGGATTCCTGTGCAAGTGGTAGTAGGTCTCCAGAAGACTCGGAAGTTGGTCCTGAATCCAATTCTGTGTCGGCTCAACGAATCTCTCGTTAACTTGGGCTTGGGATGTGGTCGATATGCAACTGATGCAGGCCAAGATGAAGAGGGGGACCCTGTGTAGGCTGGATAAGTTGGAGAGACGATCTAGACTGTTGGGACGCTCGGGTGGGCTCATGTTCGGGCTCAATTTTTCGGACTCAATTGCGGTGGAACAAGCTGATGTTTTCAGCTCAATGCTCAAGGTTCAGGAGGATAGCTAGTGATTTTTGTAACGGGCGGCACTGGATTGCTAGGAAACAATATAGTGCGAGAACTCTGTCAGCGTGGACTGCCGGTCCGGGCACTGGTGAGAAAGGGCTCGGACATGCGCCCCTTGGCCGGCCTCGACGTGGAGTTGATCGAGGGGGAGTTGGCTGATCGGGAGCAGTTGCAGCGTGGGATTGAAGGGTGCAACGCAGCGATTCATTGCGCGGCGTACATCCATTTGGGTTGGAAGAATCTGGAGAAGTCGCGGCAAATTAACGTCGAGGGAACGAGGGGCGTAGCGGAGGTTTGTGCGGCGCAAGGGGCGCGATTGTTGCACGTTTCCAGTGTCGACGCCCTGCCCACGGCTTGCGATGCGGAGCATCCCATCGACGAAAGCGGGGAGCGAGGTGTCCCCAACACCCCCTGCTCGTACGTTATCAGCAAGCGGGAGTCGGAGGCGATGGTGGACGCCTACGTGCGAGAAAAAGACTTGGATGCCGTCATCTTTCAACCTGGATTCATGTTGGGCCCTCATGACTGGAAGCCCTCGAGTGGCAAAATGATTCAGGAGGTGGCAAGACTCAAGCTAGTGGCGGCCCCACCGGGTGGTTGCAGTGTTTGTGACGTGCGAGATGTTGCCAATGCGATTGTCGACGGCATCGGCTTAGCCAGGAAGGGAGAGCATTATATCCTAGGCGGGGCGAATATGACCTACCAGGCACTATGGCATCTAATGCGGGAAGCGGTGGGGCGACCGACCAAGGTTTATCGCTTAGGGCCATCCTTGCGTTGGTTCGCTCGAGCGGTTGACATAGGGCTGGGCATCCTGCCGGTGCGAGAAGGTGACGTCAACGGAGCGTCCATCGCTATGGGATGCTTGTTTCACTACTACGATTCCAGCAAGGCTGCGCGGGAGTTGAACTACCACAGCCGAGAACCGCAGGTCTCGCTCAACGATGCTTGGCAGTGGATGGCTGAGCAGCGTTCGTAGATTCCCGAGTTGGACTCCTCAGTGGAGTCGATGGGGCGGCGGGCCGCATGTCCGTCCCCTGCAGCCAATCGTTCTCCGAGGAGAACGATTGGCCCACGGTCGGTCACTGGAGCGGCTTGCAAGACCGGAGCTTTCGTTAGCTGGGCAGCCAAAGTTTCGATTCACCCGCAGCTGGGGACTGTGTTGGCTCGGCTTCGCCCCGCGTCGCGGAACGCGAGATTCCATTCTGGAGCAGCCGGCTGGTCAGATCCATGCCTGGGGTGCCACCGCCCATGGAAGCGGGGCCCTCGCCCATGGGGCCCTGCCCCTGGGCCTTCATCAGGTACTGCATAAAGCTGAAAAGGTAGGGATCCGACGGGTACTTTTGCATCGCTGCTGAAAATTCAGCCTGCGCGTCGTCCATTCGACCGGCAGAGTGCAACATGCTGACGAGATTGATTACGGCTCGCCCGGTTTCTGCCCCGGCGGCTTCGAGGGCGGCGATCAATCCGCGAGACTTCTCGATCTTGCCTTCGAGCGTAGGCTCGACGGCGATGAAGCCTGAGTAGGCAGCCACGCGCAAGCGAGGGTCGAGCCGCGATGGATCGCGGGCCAGCAAATTCTTGGATGCATTGTAGTAGGCTCGCGAAGCGCCATAATTCATGGTCGCAAACAGCAGGCTGCTAATTTGCTCATCGTTGAGCTCATCGATCGGCAGGCGATCAAGGTCCAGGATCTGTGTTACGCGAAGATTATCTTCACTCAAGTCACAGGCTGGAGCTGGGCGTTGAATTCCCAGTTCCTGATAAATGCCTTGCACGGTCCCGTCATTGAGAATCAGCCCCTGGGCACCTTCGAGGTGATACAGCAGGCCCATCAATGGTTGGCGTTTCGATTCGTCCTTGGCAGCCTCTCGCGGCGAGAGGTTTCCGAGTACAGGAAACGGCAGCGCCAAGAAGTCTTCCTGGAGAGCTTGGCTGGATTCATCGAGGTTGGGGGGCTCTTGTTGCGTGCCTGCAATCCAGCGGGGCCGCTGCAAGTAGTCGAGGTACGTGCAATCGGCTGGAATCTGTTTTTCCATCTCGCGAATGGGCTGGATTATCGCGAGCAAGTCATCGACGATTTTTCCGTAGTTCGATTGACGATGCGCGGTGATGTAGACGCGCGCCGGTTTGTCCGTTTGCTTTCCGAACAGAACGACGGTGGCTACGGTGCTCGCAATTTCCCGTTGTGTGTCTTCGCCACCTCTCAGAGGCTTATCGAAGATGTTGTAAATGCGTTTCGCCGGAACTTCATCTTCCACGATGCTCGCGTAGAAATGCCGGGCCGTTTCGAAGTGCTCGCCCGTGTAGCAGTAGGCAGCTGCATTGTCGGCAAGTACTTCCGAAATTCGGTCGTCAGAATCGACTTCATAGTAGTGGCTGAAGAGTTCGACATTTAGCGAAGTCCGCTTCGGTTCGATCTCAAAGCCGAGGGCTGTGAAGTAGTAACGCTCTTCCGCGCTGATGTCGGGATGATTGGCAAGTTTCAGGCAGGTCGCATGCGCGCCGGATTGGTCGAGCTGAGCTAACTGAGCGCGCAACAGGTGGCTCAAGGGACCAGGTGCATCGGGAAAATCTCGCAGAATGGAGCGAAGCTTAGCCTCCCCCTGGGCAAAGCGGAAGCTGCGGGTCAGGGAATGGACTTCGGCCAACCGTTCCTTCCAGCCAGCATCTGCTGGGTCGGCCAGGATGAGCGTCGACGCTTTCGCCAGCAGGTTTAGGGCAGGATCCAACAGCGGCGAATCTTCTTGTGGCCCTTTTTCTGCGAGTAGACCCGCTAGCAAGCTTGCCCAGTAGCCTGAGAGCGACGGCTTTTCCACGGCAACCAAGCGTTGCAAAAGATAGCGGACCGCGAGCAGAGTGAGTGGCGGCAAGCCCTCGCGCGCTTCGGAAATGCCCTCCAAGAGATAGCGTGCGGTGACCTCGGGTGGTTCCTCTTCCATCGAGGATAGGACCGACTTCATGATCAATGCGAGTGGATTGTCGGGCTTCAGCTTGAGGAAACGATTGGCCGTGTCATGAAACGCGGGCAGGTCTTGCTGAGCTAGAACCAGCTCTCCCTTGAGTGCTAAGAGCCAGGCCGTGTTGGGGGTTTTGCTGAGTTGTTTGTTGATGCGCTCAATGGCGGCAACTTCTTGTTCGCCATCCATGAGCTTGATGATTTTCTCTAGCTCCTGGAGGTTGTCGACACACTTGCAGAACTTGAGCTTCTTTCCGCTTCCGCATGGGCATGGAGCGTAGTGATCTAAGGCCATGATATCCGTTTCTTTCGGTGAACACTGTACATTTTCAATACAGTACTTTTACACGATACTGTTAGGAGTGAATTGGTGAGCCGCGCGCCCCTCGATCGGAAAGGGGGCGATCGCGCAATTAGCACCTTGATGGTTAGGGTGGCGATGCAGCACTGGCGGCTTCTTGGAGTTGTGGGAACCACTGAGATTGCAGCACTGAGTTTGCAGCACGAAATCCGTTCTTGCTTCCTTGGAACTGATTTCATCAGTAGCCCGTCGTGAGTACGAACTGCGAGACGAGGGCTCGCGGGCGCTCTTGGGTATTCCAAACGCAACATTCTATCAGAGTTACTTAGCGGTGGCGACGGGAAACACCTGCCGTTCCCGTCACTTGTAGAATCTGCAACAATCGCGTTAGGGAGCCCTCGTTGAACCCTGTAGGTGCCGCCGACAAAAAACAGGGCATCGCGAGGGGCACCCTGGGCATCGCAACCGGGACGCATCGTAGAGCCTGGGCCTCGTGAGTCCTGTGACGACAATCCTATCCTCTGTAGGTACTTTGCTTTGCGTAGCACACTTTTTTATGTTCCCCATGAAATCGCAGGTTTTCCCCTGTTTGGTGTGGGGCTGCTCTTGGGATGCTTAGTGCTTGCGTGCCTGGCTTGGATCGCTTGGAGGTTGGCAACGAAAACGCCCATCGCCGAGCTGTTATCCGCCCTGCCTGTCTGGTGCGTGGCTGCTGCCATCATCGCCTTTGTACTACCAAGTATCGAGCAGGTGACCGGAACGGGGGAACCGATTGGCTTGCCCATCCGTGGGTATGGCGTGATGGTTCTGCTGGGCTTCCTGTCAGGAATCGCCATTTCCGTGTACCGAGGCCGGCAAATTGGACTACCAGATGATACCGTAATTGGCCTGGGGTTCCTCATGATGCTTGGAGGTGTGCTGGGAGCACGTATTTTTTATGTGGTGCAAAAGTGGCAGGAATTCGAAGGTGAAGGGCTAGCAAAGCTGGCAGAGGCCTTCAAGTTGACCGAGGGAGGGTTGGTAATCTACGGTGGGGTCATTGGTGGCTTAGTTGCCGGTGCCTTCTATTGCTATCGCCATCGATTGTATGTGCCGGCCGTGGCTGACTTGGTAGCCCCTGGCTTCCTCCTAGGACTCTCCTTTGGCCGGGTGGGCTGCCTCTTGCATGGATGCTGT
Coding sequences within it:
- the ahr gene encoding NADPH-dependent aldehyde reductase Ahr, encoding MTTIRAYAAKKPKGEWEQYEFEAGELGPEDVEIEVESCGICHSDLSMLDNEWQITQYPFVGGHEVIGRVGALGERVQHLSQGDRVGLGWTSRSCMHCNRCMAGDHNLCLEAQGTITHQQGGFADRVRCHWGWANKIPSGVELASAGPLLCGGLTVFNPLIQYDLSPTSRVAVVGIGGLGHLALQFLKGWGCEVTAISRSRSKEDEARQLGAHDYIATGEAGALEQAVGRFDLVLNTTDAELPWDQYIATLGPRGKLHTVGAAPRIEATVFPMIMGQKSLSSSPTGSIATTRTMLDFVARHDIKPMIEVFPMSQINEAFELLRNGSPRYRIVLTQ
- a CDS encoding DMT family transporter, producing the protein MTRATANFLLLLAGAIWGLGFIAQRTVMSDMGPLLFIALRFLLAGCVLLPWARRELKEAGGRRAKEVVLQDGEQGASSALGGAITGAAWRQFVVLGFVFFLGLSFQQIGLQWTTVTNAGFLTALYVVLVPLILLVLLRQPQPWRIWPAAGLCTLGVYCLSFGAFSAWTLGDYLILVGAVAWAVHVILVGRFGQQSTLPVAMTCVQFFVCSLLGFLGHAVAAGMGYEEWFISSAGLLRGLPEIVYTGVFSGALAFTLQSIGLRYTSASVGAILMASESLFAALLGALLLGERLQPVGYLGCGMIMAAIVLVELRTKESKLRQCSSLREG
- a CDS encoding DUF4013 domain-containing protein — protein: MINADNSSVPTSSSPVAALRYIFNSPNWIMNVVWMSLAALSSGIFVGQIAALGYGTELIQRNAAFRRSESMDVDIDRLGDYISKGIWPYLVHLAIGFLFSILLALPLAGIFVFGALGLGAAAGEAGIAFAPLFFIPIALAISTVLSIASIPFILRSMVCQDFLPAFDVGWALEFVSKMFWEILVSGIIFGILSMAILFAGLLLCGVGYFPACGIVLAGAMHMLAQWYEIFLSRGGTPIPPSDSSIVEASIL
- a CDS encoding M20 metallopeptidase family protein, yielding MSPPERPNSLDRLSNLSSLHRVPLFILACISCISTTSQAQVNERFVEPTQNWIQDQLPSLLETYYHLHRNPEVSFQEIATAKYVAQAWREAGFEVTEQFGGTGVVAILRNGPGSTVMLRTDLDALPVTEVTGLAYASQATVTTESGATTGVMHACGHDIHMTNLIGVARFLGSHRQAWSGTLMLVGQPAEERGAGARAMLEAGLFEHFPKPDFALALHCDAAGAAGTVALSPGFSLANVDSVDIVVHGRGGHGSAPESTIDPIVQAAQLVMDLQTIVSREIKPSEPAVVTVGSIHGGTKHNIIGDRCHLQLTVRSYSAEVRQQLLSAIKRKALAVAESFAAPPPEITQSEGTPALENDAALTSLVSESFRKVLGSSNVLPMPPVMGGEDFSQYGLAGVPIVMYRLGVISPERLSRYESLGVNPPSLHSPNFFPDPQEALKVGILTMATATMDLLPRP
- a CDS encoding NAD-dependent epimerase/dehydratase family protein, with product MIFVTGGTGLLGNNIVRELCQRGLPVRALVRKGSDMRPLAGLDVELIEGELADREQLQRGIEGCNAAIHCAAYIHLGWKNLEKSRQINVEGTRGVAEVCAAQGARLLHVSSVDALPTACDAEHPIDESGERGVPNTPCSYVISKRESEAMVDAYVREKDLDAVIFQPGFMLGPHDWKPSSGKMIQEVARLKLVAAPPGGCSVCDVRDVANAIVDGIGLARKGEHYILGGANMTYQALWHLMREAVGRPTKVYRLGPSLRWFARAVDIGLGILPVREGDVNGASIAMGCLFHYYDSSKAARELNYHSREPQVSLNDAWQWMAEQRS
- a CDS encoding SEC-C domain-containing protein, which codes for MALDHYAPCPCGSGKKLKFCKCVDNLQELEKIIKLMDGEQEVAAIERINKQLSKTPNTAWLLALKGELVLAQQDLPAFHDTANRFLKLKPDNPLALIMKSVLSSMEEEPPEVTARYLLEGISEAREGLPPLTLLAVRYLLQRLVAVEKPSLSGYWASLLAGLLAEKGPQEDSPLLDPALNLLAKASTLILADPADAGWKERLAEVHSLTRSFRFAQGEAKLRSILRDFPDAPGPLSHLLRAQLAQLDQSGAHATCLKLANHPDISAEERYYFTALGFEIEPKRTSLNVELFSHYYEVDSDDRISEVLADNAAAYCYTGEHFETARHFYASIVEDEVPAKRIYNIFDKPLRGGEDTQREIASTVATVVLFGKQTDKPARVYITAHRQSNYGKIVDDLLAIIQPIREMEKQIPADCTYLDYLQRPRWIAGTQQEPPNLDESSQALQEDFLALPFPVLGNLSPREAAKDESKRQPLMGLLYHLEGAQGLILNDGTVQGIYQELGIQRPAPACDLSEDNLRVTQILDLDRLPIDELNDEQISSLLFATMNYGASRAYYNASKNLLARDPSRLDPRLRVAAYSGFIAVEPTLEGKIEKSRGLIAALEAAGAETGRAVINLVSMLHSAGRMDDAQAEFSAAMQKYPSDPYLFSFMQYLMKAQGQGPMGEGPASMGGGTPGMDLTSRLLQNGISRSATRGEAEPTQSPAAGESKLWLPS
- a CDS encoding prolipoprotein diacylglyceryl transferase family protein, which encodes MRSTLFYVPHEIAGFPLFGVGLLLGCLVLACLAWIAWRLATKTPIAELLSALPVWCVAAAIIAFVLPSIEQVTGTGEPIGLPIRGYGVMVLLGFLSGIAISVYRGRQIGLPDDTVIGLGFLMMLGGVLGARIFYVVQKWQEFEGEGLAKLAEAFKLTEGGLVIYGGVIGGLVAGAFYCYRHRLYVPAVADLVAPGFLLGLSFGRVGCLLHGCCFGGICTADLPRIPFPQGSGPYQMQLLDGSVLGIEFAQTRHPPGRVDHVATDSAAAQAGVKAGDWVDGILLSEMEPTPERDPALPPPLMTQIELPGKHLRIASEATPDWSLPLHPTQIYASLNALLLCLLIWHLQPLPSRDGVAFCIAILLYALSRFLLEWVRSDEAGQLGTSLTISQWVSLATACLATVGLILLFRSPRKRVFVWR